In Rhodanobacter denitrificans, a single window of DNA contains:
- a CDS encoding stage II sporulation protein M: protein MKQERFVALHGREWDGLQSWLNALDRQPKRTLRQEPALEFPQSYRRVCHHLALARGRGYSHEVTERLQRLVQQGHRVLYRPPAPRWHRVAAFLVAGFPRLVRAQWRCMALAAALFYLPALCLLVLLQLRPELAHTLFSSTQLVQFEKMYDPANAHIGRSSGTDLQMFGYYVMNNVSIAFRTFASGLVFGVGAIYVLGANGVLIGGIAGHLTAIGYGGPFWRFVVGHSAFELSALVIAGGAGLQLGLTLLAPGRQRRGPALVAAGWVGAQLALGAFAMLLVAAFIEAYWSSIAALPDALKFGSGALMWLLVLGWLWRGGRADTHGA from the coding sequence ATGAAGCAGGAACGCTTCGTCGCCCTGCACGGCCGCGAGTGGGACGGTCTGCAGTCGTGGCTGAACGCGCTGGACCGCCAGCCGAAGCGCACCCTGCGGCAGGAACCGGCGCTGGAGTTTCCGCAGTCCTACCGGCGTGTGTGCCACCACCTGGCGCTGGCGCGTGGGCGCGGCTACAGCCACGAGGTTACCGAGCGGCTGCAGCGGCTGGTGCAGCAGGGGCATCGCGTGCTGTACCGGCCGCCGGCGCCGCGCTGGCACCGCGTGGCGGCTTTCCTGGTGGCGGGCTTCCCGCGCCTGGTGCGCGCGCAGTGGCGCTGCATGGCGCTGGCGGCGGCGCTGTTCTACCTGCCGGCATTGTGCCTGCTGGTGCTGCTGCAACTGCGCCCGGAGCTGGCGCACACGCTGTTCAGCAGCACGCAGCTGGTGCAGTTCGAGAAGATGTACGACCCGGCCAACGCGCACATCGGCCGCAGCAGCGGCACCGACCTGCAGATGTTCGGCTACTACGTGATGAACAACGTCAGCATCGCGTTCCGCACGTTCGCCTCGGGCCTGGTCTTCGGCGTCGGCGCGATCTACGTGCTGGGCGCCAACGGCGTGCTGATCGGCGGCATCGCCGGGCACCTCACCGCGATCGGCTACGGCGGCCCGTTCTGGCGCTTCGTGGTGGGCCATTCGGCGTTCGAGCTGAGCGCGCTGGTGATCGCCGGCGGCGCCGGCCTGCAGCTCGGCCTGACCCTGCTGGCGCCGGGCCGGCAGCGGCGCGGCCCGGCACTGGTCGCGGCCGGCTGGGTCGGCGCGCAGCTTGCGCTGGGCGCGTTCGCGATGCTGCTGGTGGCGGCCTTCATCGAGGCGTACTGGTCATCGATCGCGGCGTTGCCGGACGCGCTGAAGTTCGGCAGCGGCGCGCTGATGTGGCTGCTGGTGCTGGGCTGGCTGTGGCGCGGCGGCAGGGCAGACACGCATGGAGCTTGA
- a CDS encoding RDD family protein: protein MIDTVREIETPEGVSLRLRAAGALPRAQAWMVDLLLRLLVLFVAMIPLALFGKGGNGLAMLLMFALLWAYSVACEVWLDGQTLGKRALGLRVVKADGTPVTWLPSVVRNLLRVVDALPGVYGVGLASTLIDPHARRLGDIVAGTMVIHAQELPAGQQVPALPAIPLPLVLAADEQVALVEYAERAGQLTVQRQEELANLLAPLIGRNDTAAIRQLVAHANWLLGRA from the coding sequence ATGATCGACACCGTGCGCGAAATCGAGACGCCCGAAGGCGTCTCGCTGCGCCTGCGTGCGGCCGGCGCGTTGCCGCGCGCACAGGCGTGGATGGTCGACCTGCTGCTGCGCCTGCTGGTGCTGTTCGTCGCAATGATCCCGCTGGCGCTGTTCGGCAAGGGCGGCAACGGGCTGGCCATGCTGCTGATGTTCGCGCTGCTGTGGGCGTACTCGGTGGCGTGCGAGGTGTGGCTGGATGGGCAGACCCTGGGCAAACGCGCGCTGGGCCTGCGCGTGGTCAAGGCCGACGGCACGCCGGTGACCTGGCTGCCGTCGGTGGTGCGCAATCTGCTGCGTGTGGTGGACGCGCTGCCGGGCGTGTACGGCGTGGGCCTGGCCAGCACGCTGATCGACCCGCATGCGCGCCGGCTCGGCGACATCGTGGCGGGCACCATGGTGATCCACGCACAGGAACTGCCGGCCGGCCAGCAGGTACCGGCGCTGCCGGCGATACCGTTGCCGCTGGTGCTGGCGGCCGACGAACAGGTCGCGTTGGTGGAGTACGCCGAGCGCGCCGGGCAGCTCACCGTGCAACGGCAGGAAGAACTGGCGAACCTGCTCGCGCCGCTGATCGGGCGAAACGACACTGCGGCGATACGGCAACTGGTCGCGCACGCCAACTGGCTGCTGGGGCGGGCATGA
- a CDS encoding acyl-CoA dehydrogenase C-terminal domain-containing protein has translation MTAYKAPLDDLRFALFDVLNAEPTLTALQGGEAHSRDLFDAVLEEAGRLSEQLLAPTNAPADAEGCRYDKASQTVTTPKGFKEAFKAFTEGGWTGLTNPEVYGGQALPGVLGTATTEIFQSGNLAWSLYPLLSEGATHAMEQHGEEWQRQRFMKPIVEGRWTGTMCLTEPQAGSDLGLLKTRAEPGTADADGHSVYKLSGTKIFISAGEHDLAENIVHLVLARLPDAPEGSRGISMFIVPKFKVNADGSLGARNTVAAGAIEHKMGIHACSTCVMNFDGAEGYLIGKPHKGLAAMFTMMNAARLSVGVQGLALAERALQNSLNYARERLQSRALSGPKFPDKPADNLLVQPDVRRMLLTQRAFVEGSRALVLYTALQTDIEHRATDEAARQQAGELVAFLIPIAKGMTTELAQECTKEALQIYGGHGYIAENGMEQFVRDARIITLYEGTTGIQAADLLGRKILQLQGVGAKHFLQEISAFCQQHSADTALRQLVGPLAVATKEWSELTLSLAQRVQANPEELGAAATDYLYYSGYVTLAYLWARSVAAAEAGNQPAAFKQAKRDTAAFYFARILPRTLAHKAAIEAGIGSLPAID, from the coding sequence ATGACTGCTTACAAGGCCCCCCTCGACGACCTGCGCTTCGCCCTGTTCGACGTGCTGAACGCGGAGCCGACCCTCACCGCGCTGCAGGGCGGCGAGGCCCACAGCCGCGACCTGTTCGACGCCGTGCTGGAGGAAGCCGGCCGCCTCAGCGAGCAGCTGCTGGCGCCGACCAACGCGCCCGCCGACGCGGAGGGCTGCCGCTACGACAAGGCCAGCCAGACGGTGACCACGCCGAAGGGCTTCAAGGAAGCGTTCAAGGCCTTCACCGAAGGCGGCTGGACCGGCCTGACCAACCCCGAGGTCTACGGCGGCCAGGCGCTGCCCGGCGTGCTCGGCACCGCCACCACCGAGATCTTCCAGTCCGGCAACCTGGCCTGGAGCCTGTACCCGCTGCTGTCCGAAGGCGCCACCCACGCGATGGAGCAGCACGGCGAGGAGTGGCAGCGCCAGCGCTTCATGAAGCCGATCGTGGAAGGCCGCTGGACCGGCACCATGTGCCTGACCGAGCCGCAGGCCGGCTCCGACCTCGGCCTGCTGAAGACCCGCGCCGAGCCGGGCACGGCGGACGCGGACGGTCATTCGGTGTACAAGCTCAGCGGCACCAAGATCTTCATCAGCGCCGGCGAGCACGACCTGGCCGAGAACATCGTGCACCTGGTGCTGGCGCGCCTGCCGGACGCGCCGGAAGGCAGCCGCGGCATCTCGATGTTCATCGTGCCCAAGTTCAAGGTCAACGCGGACGGCTCGCTGGGCGCGCGCAACACGGTGGCCGCCGGCGCGATCGAGCACAAGATGGGCATCCACGCCTGCTCCACCTGCGTGATGAACTTCGACGGCGCCGAGGGCTACCTGATCGGCAAGCCGCACAAGGGCCTCGCCGCGATGTTCACCATGATGAATGCGGCGCGCCTGTCGGTCGGCGTGCAGGGCCTGGCGCTGGCCGAGCGGGCGCTGCAGAACAGCCTCAACTACGCGCGCGAGCGGCTGCAGTCGCGCGCGCTGTCCGGCCCGAAATTCCCGGACAAGCCGGCCGACAACCTGCTGGTGCAGCCGGACGTGCGCCGCATGCTGCTGACCCAGCGTGCCTTCGTCGAAGGTTCGCGCGCACTGGTGCTGTACACCGCGCTGCAGACCGACATCGAACATCGCGCGACGGACGAGGCAGCCCGGCAGCAGGCCGGCGAGCTGGTCGCGTTCCTGATCCCGATCGCCAAGGGCATGACCACCGAACTGGCGCAGGAGTGCACCAAGGAAGCGCTGCAGATCTACGGCGGCCACGGCTACATCGCCGAGAACGGCATGGAACAGTTCGTGCGCGACGCCCGCATCATCACCCTGTACGAAGGCACCACCGGGATCCAGGCGGCCGACCTGCTCGGCCGCAAGATCCTCCAGCTGCAGGGCGTGGGCGCGAAGCACTTCCTGCAGGAGATCAGCGCGTTCTGCCAGCAGCACAGCGCCGACACGGCACTGCGCCAGCTGGTCGGCCCGCTCGCCGTCGCCACCAAGGAATGGAGCGAGCTCACCCTGAGCCTGGCCCAGCGCGTGCAGGCCAATCCCGAGGAACTCGGCGCCGCGGCCACCGACTACCTGTACTACAGCGGCTACGTCACCCTCGCCTACCTGTGGGCGCGCAGCGTGGCCGCCGCCGAAGCCGGCAACCAGCCGGCGGCGTTCAAGCAGGCCAAGCGCGACACCGCCGCGTTCTACTTCGCCCGCATCCTGCCGCGCACGCTGGCGCACAAGGCAGCGATCGAGGCCGGCATAGGCAGTCTGCCGGCCATCGACTGA
- a CDS encoding DUF4350 domain-containing protein, whose product MNRRALLLPGLLVLGAALLVAGFFATFERKDVTEPVAAHGEARYNRFFALEQTLRRVGEPVISLTTLDPKKMPLTSGATLLLGAEAARVDADDAARIAAFVRSGGHLLLSPGAAATARMPLFEALGLLDPRPAEHACSLLRATAANEKEGVLLCGHRFRLQPGVPVDAVIGDAQGGYLFARTRLGQGTVSLLAGFDALSRNQLKQAAAQQFAWQLLAPNRGRGVVYLVYALDGPAFLAWLTIEGWPALLALAVLLAAWMAMRSARLGPLMPAPALHRRALLEHVQAAGEFLYRRDGGRSLHRLACETVLARLRRRDPACAMLNGDALYARLAERGELDAAQIAQAFQSPANAPAFRASITTLARLRSRP is encoded by the coding sequence ATGAACCGGCGGGCGCTGCTGCTGCCGGGTCTGCTGGTGCTGGGTGCCGCGTTGCTGGTGGCGGGCTTCTTCGCCACCTTCGAGCGCAAGGACGTCACCGAGCCGGTGGCCGCCCATGGCGAGGCACGCTACAACCGCTTCTTCGCGCTGGAGCAGACGCTGCGCCGGGTGGGCGAGCCGGTGATCTCGCTGACCACGCTGGACCCGAAAAAAATGCCGCTGACCTCCGGCGCCACCCTGCTGCTCGGCGCCGAGGCGGCGCGGGTCGATGCCGACGATGCCGCGCGGATCGCCGCGTTCGTGCGCAGCGGCGGCCATCTGCTGCTGTCGCCGGGGGCCGCCGCGACGGCGCGCATGCCGCTGTTCGAGGCGCTGGGCCTGCTCGATCCGCGCCCGGCGGAACATGCCTGCAGCCTGCTGCGCGCCACCGCCGCGAACGAGAAGGAGGGCGTGCTGCTTTGTGGCCACCGCTTCCGCCTGCAGCCGGGCGTGCCGGTGGATGCGGTGATCGGCGACGCGCAGGGCGGCTACCTGTTCGCGCGCACCCGGCTGGGCCAGGGCACGGTCAGCCTGCTCGCCGGCTTCGACGCGCTCTCGCGCAACCAGCTGAAGCAGGCCGCCGCGCAGCAGTTCGCCTGGCAGCTGCTCGCGCCGAACCGCGGGCGCGGCGTGGTCTACCTGGTCTACGCGCTGGACGGCCCGGCCTTCCTCGCGTGGCTGACGATCGAGGGCTGGCCCGCGTTGCTGGCGCTGGCCGTGTTGCTGGCCGCGTGGATGGCGATGCGCAGCGCGCGGCTGGGTCCGCTGATGCCGGCGCCGGCCTTGCATCGGCGCGCGCTGCTCGAACACGTGCAAGCCGCCGGCGAGTTCCTGTATCGCCGCGACGGCGGACGCAGCCTGCACCGGCTGGCCTGCGAGACCGTGCTGGCGCGCCTGCGTCGGCGCGACCCCGCCTGCGCGATGCTCAACGGCGATGCCCTTTACGCACGCCTGGCCGAACGCGGTGAGCTCGACGCCGCGCAGATCGCGCAGGCCTTCCAGTCACCCGCGAACGCGCCGGCGTTCCGCGCTTCCATCACCACCCTGGCCCGACTCAGGAGCCGCCCATGA
- a CDS encoding DUF58 domain-containing protein, with amino-acid sequence MRPAPALLWLLFGWTVLGVLASLGWLPLAAWLACGAAIALLALVDGWRLRRMPSPEVSRELAPVLPLGPEARVGLRLRGTARRAQKLRLHDLHPGSWSVRGMPRTLVRPPGGDVLLDYAVTPDARGQFTFAGCHVQLRSPWHCWSARRVLGAASTVRVYPNFAALAELAGLSVELASRSVGARLQRRRGEGTEFQELRDYRVGDSLRKIDWKATARSSRLISREYRDERNQQVVLMLDCGRRMLAQDDQLAHFDHVLNASLALASIALRQGDAVGLLACTGQQQRWLPPQQGSGGMDMLLGAGYDLQAMPLATDYLAAASALQAHQQRRALVVLITNVRDEDDVELRMAVTMLSKRHLVMLVSLRELALDRAAAEPGDELETGIRSAAAMHYLAERERVHEALRREGVNTLDVSCSELSGALIERYLAVKRSSRL; translated from the coding sequence ATGCGGCCTGCCCCCGCGCTACTGTGGCTGCTGTTCGGCTGGACCGTGCTCGGCGTGCTGGCCAGCCTCGGCTGGCTGCCGCTCGCGGCATGGCTGGCCTGCGGCGCGGCGATCGCGCTGCTGGCGCTGGTCGATGGCTGGCGCCTGCGCCGGATGCCGTCGCCCGAGGTGTCGCGCGAGCTGGCGCCGGTGCTGCCGCTGGGTCCGGAAGCACGCGTGGGCCTGCGCTTGCGCGGTACCGCGCGGCGCGCGCAGAAGCTGCGCTTGCACGACCTGCATCCGGGCAGTTGGTCGGTGCGCGGCATGCCGCGCACGCTGGTGCGGCCGCCGGGCGGCGACGTGTTGCTCGACTACGCGGTCACGCCCGACGCGCGCGGCCAGTTCACGTTCGCCGGCTGCCACGTGCAACTGCGTTCGCCGTGGCATTGCTGGAGCGCACGCCGCGTGCTCGGTGCGGCGTCGACGGTGCGCGTGTATCCGAACTTCGCCGCGCTGGCCGAGCTGGCTGGGCTCAGCGTGGAGCTGGCCTCGCGCAGCGTCGGTGCGCGGCTACAGCGGCGCCGCGGCGAAGGCACCGAGTTCCAGGAATTGCGCGACTACCGCGTCGGCGACAGCCTGCGCAAGATCGACTGGAAGGCCACCGCGCGCAGCAGCCGGTTGATCTCGCGCGAGTACCGCGACGAGCGCAACCAGCAGGTCGTGCTGATGCTCGACTGCGGCCGCCGCATGCTGGCGCAGGACGACCAGCTGGCGCACTTCGACCATGTGCTGAACGCGTCGCTGGCCTTGGCCAGCATCGCGCTGCGCCAGGGCGACGCGGTCGGCCTGCTGGCCTGCACCGGCCAGCAGCAGCGCTGGCTGCCGCCGCAGCAGGGCAGCGGCGGCATGGACATGCTGCTCGGCGCCGGCTACGACCTGCAGGCGATGCCGCTGGCCACCGACTATCTCGCCGCCGCCAGCGCGCTGCAGGCGCACCAGCAGCGACGCGCCCTGGTGGTGCTGATCACCAACGTGCGCGACGAGGACGACGTGGAACTGCGCATGGCCGTAACCATGCTGTCCAAACGCCACCTGGTGATGCTGGTCAGCCTGCGCGAACTGGCGCTCGACCGCGCCGCCGCCGAACCCGGCGACGAACTGGAAACCGGCATCCGCAGCGCCGCCGCCATGCACTACCTGGCCGAACGCGAACGCGTGCACGAAGCGCTGCGCCGCGAAGGCGTGAACACGCTGGATGTCAGCTGCAGCGAGTTGTCCGGCGCGCTGATCGAACGCTATCTCGCCGTGAAGCGCAGCAGCCGGCTGTAG
- a CDS encoding AAA family ATPase, whose translation MSTETLAAPATPPAPLSTTELGEHVRALRMQVARAFIGQTEVFEQVLLALLASGHVLIEGVPGLGKTLLVRALAASVGCSFGRVQFTPDLMPADVTGHAIYDPKTEAFKIRRGPVFANLLLADEINRAPAKTQAALLESMQEGQVTIEGRRFPLPAPFMVVATQNPIEQEGTYPLPEAQLDRFLIKVTIGYPTLDDERRMVAGVVNGKVASDLDVAQVQPVLSQAELVALQQGVAAIRMDAAVTDYAVRIVRSTREWPGVIGGAGPRGGLALARLARAQAAVDGRDFVTPDDVRTVALPALRHRLLLAPEALLERQRPDDVLKALLHKVPAPRQ comes from the coding sequence ATGAGCACCGAAACCCTCGCCGCCCCGGCCACGCCGCCGGCACCGCTGTCGACCACCGAACTCGGCGAGCACGTACGCGCCCTGCGCATGCAGGTGGCGCGCGCCTTCATCGGCCAGACCGAGGTGTTCGAGCAGGTGCTGCTGGCCCTGCTGGCCTCCGGCCACGTGCTGATCGAAGGCGTGCCCGGGCTGGGCAAGACGCTCCTGGTGCGCGCGCTGGCCGCGTCGGTCGGCTGCAGCTTCGGCCGCGTGCAGTTCACCCCCGACCTGATGCCGGCCGACGTCACCGGCCACGCGATCTACGATCCGAAAACCGAGGCCTTCAAGATCCGCCGCGGCCCGGTGTTCGCCAACCTGCTGCTGGCCGACGAGATCAACCGCGCGCCGGCGAAGACCCAGGCCGCGCTGCTCGAATCGATGCAGGAAGGGCAGGTGACCATCGAGGGTCGCCGCTTCCCGTTGCCGGCGCCGTTCATGGTGGTGGCCACGCAGAACCCGATCGAGCAGGAAGGCACCTATCCGCTGCCCGAGGCGCAGCTTGACCGCTTCCTGATCAAGGTGACCATCGGCTACCCCACGCTGGACGACGAGCGCCGCATGGTCGCCGGCGTGGTCAACGGCAAGGTCGCCTCCGACCTCGACGTGGCGCAGGTGCAGCCGGTGCTGAGTCAGGCCGAACTGGTCGCGCTGCAGCAGGGCGTGGCGGCGATCCGCATGGACGCGGCGGTCACCGACTACGCCGTGCGCATCGTGCGCAGCACGCGCGAATGGCCGGGCGTGATCGGCGGCGCCGGTCCGCGCGGTGGTCTCGCGCTGGCGCGGCTGGCGCGCGCGCAGGCGGCGGTGGACGGGCGCGATTTCGTCACTCCGGACGACGTGCGCACGGTGGCACTGCCGGCCTTGCGCCACCGCCTGCTGCTGGCGCCGGAAGCGCTGCTCGAACGCCAGCGCCCCGACGACGTGCTCAAGGCGCTGCTGCACAAGGTGCCGGCGCCACGCCAATGA
- a CDS encoding SET domain-containing protein — MSRRFVARRSPIHGNGVFATAPIAKGEQIIEYKGKLMSHAEADDLYGDGGETGHTFLFTLNDDYIVDANQGGNSARWINHSCAPNCRAVVEESASGDPRRDRVLIEAIRAIKPGEELTYDYGIVLDVPHTARLKKLWKCLCGSPKCTGTLLKPKR, encoded by the coding sequence ATGTCACGACGCTTTGTTGCACGCCGCTCGCCGATCCACGGCAATGGCGTGTTCGCCACTGCCCCGATCGCCAAAGGGGAGCAGATCATCGAGTACAAGGGCAAGTTGATGAGCCACGCCGAAGCGGACGACTTGTACGGCGACGGCGGCGAGACCGGCCACACCTTCCTGTTCACGCTCAACGACGACTACATCGTCGACGCCAACCAGGGCGGCAACAGCGCGCGCTGGATCAACCACAGCTGTGCGCCAAATTGCCGCGCCGTGGTCGAGGAGAGCGCCAGCGGCGACCCGCGGCGGGATCGCGTACTGATCGAGGCGATCCGCGCCATCAAGCCGGGCGAGGAGCTCACCTACGATTACGGCATCGTGCTCGACGTGCCGCACACCGCACGCCTGAAGAAGCTGTGGAAGTGCCTGTGCGGCTCGCCGAAATGCACCGGTACGCTGCTCAAGCCGAAGCGGTAG
- a CDS encoding RDD family protein: METNPYAAPAAVVDDVAAWDAYDLENRKAGRGKRLGAALLDGLVNVIWLAPVLWAATMAGPVRQGLKPAAPMVGLMLLGMALMLGVLVVNCLMLHRSGQTVGKRAVDIAVVRTDGSRVSLPRYIFLRVLPVSLIGVIPLVGKLIGLVDPLLIFGKERRCLHDLIADTIVVDV, from the coding sequence ATGGAAACCAATCCGTATGCCGCGCCGGCGGCCGTGGTCGACGATGTGGCCGCGTGGGATGCGTACGACCTGGAAAACCGCAAGGCCGGGCGCGGCAAGCGCCTGGGCGCGGCGCTGCTGGACGGGCTGGTCAACGTGATCTGGCTGGCTCCGGTGCTCTGGGCCGCCACCATGGCCGGGCCGGTCAGGCAGGGACTCAAGCCTGCCGCGCCGATGGTGGGGCTGATGCTGCTCGGTATGGCATTGATGCTCGGCGTGCTGGTGGTGAACTGCCTGATGCTGCACCGTAGCGGGCAGACCGTCGGCAAGCGCGCGGTGGACATCGCGGTGGTGCGCACCGACGGCAGCCGCGTCAGCCTGCCGCGCTACATCTTCCTGCGGGTGCTGCCGGTGAGCCTGATCGGCGTGATCCCGTTGGTGGGCAAGTTGATCGGCCTGGTCGATCCGCTGCTGATCTTCGGCAAGGAGCGCCGCTGCCTGCACGACCTGATCGCCGACACCATCGTCGTCGACGTCTGA